The DNA window CGGATCGCCTCCGAGGTCCAGCGGCGGTTATCCGAGGGGGAGACGGTCGATCTCATCGCGATGGGGCGCGGCGAGGGGCCGGGATGCTACTGCTACGTGAACAACCTGCTTCGCCAGGCGCTCGTCCGGATCGAGGGCGGCTACCGGGCCGTCGTGGTGGATAACGAAGCCGGGATGGAACACCTCTCCCGCCGGTCCGTGCGGCGGATCGATCACCTCGTCCTTGTGGGCGATCCTTCCCGGCGCGGCATCGAAGCGGTTGCGGCCCTGCGGGACCTGGCCGCGGAGCTCGCCCTGTCCGTCGGGAAAACGTGGCTGCTCCTCAACCGCCCGTACGGCGTCCCCGGCCGCGCGGCGCCGGAGGCCCTCGGACTCCCTCTCCTGGCGGCGCTCCCGCACGATCCGCGGCTTCCCTACTGGGAAAACGAGGGGCGATCGTTCCTCGACCTTCCCCCCGGGGAGTCTCCCGCGGCGGACGCCGTCGCGGACGCTCTCCGAACCTCCCTTCTCGGTTCCGCTCCGTGAACGTCCTCTTCGCGACCCAGGGAAGGTACGGTGGGCGGATCGCCGAGTACGTCGCCGCGAACCGCCCGCAGGGATGGGAGATCCTTCGGCTTCCACTTCCACGGTCCCTTCCCGTGGTGATCGATGATCCCGACGAGGTCCTCCCGGTCGAGATCCCATCCGCAGACCTCCTCGTCTCCCTCCACGAGTCGGCGGGGGCCGCGGAACTGATCCCCGACATCGCGCGGCGATCCGGCGCCGTCGCCGTCCTCGCCGCCGTCGACGATCGCGCCGCCTGCCCCCGGGGGCTGGAGAACCAGATCGGAAAACGTCTCGGGGCGTTGGGAGTGGCGTTCGCCTTCGCCCGCCCGTTGTGCGGGTTCGACGGCGGACCGCACCCGCTGCTGTCCGCCTTCGCGGAGCGGTTCGGCCGGCCGAGGATGCGGATCGACGCCGATGGGGACCGGGTCGGCCGCGTGACGGTCGAGCGGGACTGTCCGTGCGGCGCCGGACGCTTCGTGGCGAAGGTCTTGCCGGGAACGCGCCTGTCGGAGGCGGCGGATGTCGGCGCGTTACGGCACCACCATCACCCGTGCATGGCGTCGATGGAGGTCGACCCGGAGCTGTCCGACACGCTGATGCACCTCTCCGGGTACATCTTCCGAGCCGCTATCGACGAGGGTTTGCGGCGGAAATGAAGAGATTTTAGGACGATGCCGTGCCGCTCCCACCGCCCTCGGGGCTGGCCGACAACGTTCTTTCGACGCCGCCTAATCCCGAAGCCGTCCCGATCGGACCGCCGCCAGCCTCCGACGGAACGTTGGACAATCGCGGGTTACCCCTTCTTCGCAAGTCCGTGCGGAACGGGGGAGATGAAAAAAGAGAGGAAGTAGGCCCAGCTGGTCGAAAGGGAGGGGGCGAGGAGACAAGAGAGCCGGCGGGTCTTCCTCCAGTAAGGCTTGTTCCCCCTCCGTGCCCAATGCTCCTCCATACGCCGGAGCCGCTCGAGAGCCTCCCGCCTATTCCCGTTTTTCCACAGAAGCCGGACCACCGAGACCTGCGCGCGGAAATCGTCCGGGGCAATGCCCAGGATCTTTTCCTCGACCGCCAGGGCCTCCTTGAGAAACCTCCTGCCGCGGAATGCCTTGCGAGCCCGATCAAGGACGTTCCGCGCCTCGACCACGTGGTTCTTGCCCAGGTAAAGATCCACCAGATTCAGGTTCGTGGCAAGGTCGCGGTGGTCGACCTTCAAGGCCAGCCGCAGCGTCGCGATCGCTTTTTCGGTGAAGCCCGTCTTCTCGTACCAGGCGATGACCTGACGGAGCGACGTCTTCGCCCGATCCTTGCGGCCTGCGCGGATGTAGACCGGGGCGATCCTTATGTGGACGTCGATATCCTGGGGATCCGCGGACAGGATCTTTTCGTACTCCCGGATGGCCTTCCGGAACCTGCGCTGCGACCGGTACTTCTCCGCCTTGCGGAGGATCTCGCCCCGGTCATAAGAGGCGGTGGCGCCCAGGAGCTTCATTGCGCGGGTTTCCCGTGATCGTTATAGGTCTTGTTGCCTTATCGGCAGGAGAAGGCTCCCGGTTTAGGGGAAAGTCCGGCCATCAACGCGGCGATCAGGAAGGGATGAGGAAGTTCAGGCGGGCCGGGGGGCGTCGAGGGCGGTGCGAATGACCTTTGCCAGCGTATCGGCGCGATACGGCTTCGAAAGGAACGTCGTTCCGGGAACCGGCTCGGAGGGAGGGCTGCCGCTGGAGAGGATGATCCTCGCGCCCGGGTCGATTTTCCGGATCTCGCGAATGACCTCCATCCCGGACCGCTGGGGCATCGAGAGGTC is part of the Candidatus Deferrimicrobium sp. genome and encodes:
- a CDS encoding DUF166 domain-containing protein encodes the protein MNVLFATQGRYGGRIAEYVAANRPQGWEILRLPLPRSLPVVIDDPDEVLPVEIPSADLLVSLHESAGAAELIPDIARRSGAVAVLAAVDDRAACPRGLENQIGKRLGALGVAFAFARPLCGFDGGPHPLLSAFAERFGRPRMRIDADGDRVGRVTVERDCPCGAGRFVAKVLPGTRLSEAADVGALRHHHHPCMASMEVDPELSDTLMHLSGYIFRAAIDEGLRRK
- a CDS encoding tetratricopeptide repeat protein, whose protein sequence is MKLLGATASYDRGEILRKAEKYRSQRRFRKAIREYEKILSADPQDIDVHIRIAPVYIRAGRKDRAKTSLRQVIAWYEKTGFTEKAIATLRLALKVDHRDLATNLNLVDLYLGKNHVVEARNVLDRARKAFRGRRFLKEALAVEEKILGIAPDDFRAQVSVVRLLWKNGNRREALERLRRMEEHWARRGNKPYWRKTRRLSCLLAPSLSTSWAYFLSFFISPVPHGLAKKG